In one window of Ferrovum sp. PN-J185 DNA:
- a CDS encoding heparan-alpha-glucosaminide N-acetyltransferase, with protein sequence MALVSNTINKTNYRIILLDELRGLAICLMIAFHFCYDLNYFGYTHFAILTDPFWTISRTFIVSLFVFISGISYSLTTESINHFYQRIIRLGLSALIISIVSHFLFGSRFIYFGVIHFFLAATILTKPLKPYKKSLIIVGITILLISQTIQLSFMNSRYVNWIGLTTIKPATEDYAPLFPWLGLFFIGTSINLALFKERLIRGCQLKPLSIMGQHSLIIYLLHQPLLFLIFTLINHH encoded by the coding sequence ATGGCCTTAGTATCGAACACCATTAATAAAACTAACTATCGGATTATTCTTCTCGATGAATTGAGAGGACTAGCCATTTGTTTAATGATAGCTTTCCACTTTTGTTATGACTTAAATTATTTTGGTTATACCCACTTTGCTATACTCACTGATCCATTCTGGACTATATCCAGAACATTCATTGTTAGTTTATTTGTGTTCATTTCAGGGATCAGCTATTCACTGACCACTGAGAGTATTAATCATTTTTATCAACGTATAATTCGACTAGGACTCTCTGCTCTGATTATTTCAATAGTAAGCCACTTTTTATTTGGATCTCGCTTTATCTATTTTGGAGTAATACATTTTTTCTTAGCCGCAACCATACTTACTAAGCCTTTGAAACCTTATAAAAAATCATTAATAATCGTTGGAATAACTATTTTACTTATTAGCCAAACAATCCAACTATCCTTCATGAATTCACGTTATGTAAATTGGATTGGACTAACGACTATCAAACCTGCTACTGAAGACTATGCCCCATTATTTCCTTGGTTAGGTTTGTTTTTTATTGGAACCTCCATTAATCTAGCCCTCTTTAAAGAACGATTAATAAGAGGTTGCCAATTAAAACCATTATCTATCATGGGACAACATAGCTTAATAATCTATTTACTTCATCAACCTCTATTATTTCTTATATTTACCTTGATTAATCATCACTAA
- a CDS encoding phosphoglycerate dehydrogenase has translation MANLFSIQTLNKISHEGLKRFPQPQYLIGNDVDKPDAILVRSQGMHDMVIPASVKAIARAGAGTNNIPIPAMSERGVPVFNAAGANANAVKELVLSGMLMAARNIIPSLQFTASLRGDDATLHQLVEDGKKNFVGSELKGRTLGVVGLGAIGRLVADMALGLGMKVYGYDPEITVDAAWSLSASVKKSNSIEELLKHCDFVSLHVPLLPATRGLINAQRLAVIKKNAILLNFSRDAIVDTEAVIASLENKHLRYYVCDFPEVKLQGHPHVIALPHLGASTNEAEDNCAVMVADQVRDYLEHGNLTNSVNFPNIVMPRESKHRISLAHNNVPNMLGQISTTLANASVNIHNMMNKSRGDLAYTLVDNDSPISEKILKELKAIPGVLLVRNLPLLDL, from the coding sequence ATGGCTAATTTATTTTCTATTCAAACGCTTAATAAAATTTCTCATGAGGGATTAAAACGCTTTCCTCAACCGCAATACTTAATTGGTAACGATGTAGATAAACCAGATGCCATACTGGTACGTTCTCAGGGTATGCATGACATGGTTATACCTGCATCGGTTAAAGCAATAGCGAGAGCAGGGGCGGGTACCAACAACATTCCAATTCCGGCAATGAGTGAGAGGGGTGTACCTGTATTTAATGCTGCAGGTGCTAATGCCAACGCCGTCAAAGAATTAGTTCTTTCAGGTATGTTAATGGCAGCTAGAAATATTATTCCTTCTTTACAATTTACAGCATCACTCAGAGGTGACGACGCAACATTACATCAATTGGTTGAAGATGGAAAAAAGAACTTCGTCGGTTCAGAACTTAAAGGAAGAACCCTAGGTGTGGTGGGACTTGGTGCGATTGGACGCTTAGTTGCTGATATGGCTCTAGGTTTAGGTATGAAAGTATATGGATACGATCCTGAAATTACTGTCGATGCCGCTTGGAGTCTCTCTGCATCGGTTAAGAAGTCTAATTCTATTGAGGAATTACTAAAGCATTGTGACTTCGTCAGTTTGCATGTGCCATTGTTACCTGCAACACGTGGATTAATAAATGCCCAACGACTAGCAGTAATCAAGAAAAACGCTATTTTACTTAATTTTTCACGTGATGCGATTGTAGACACAGAGGCAGTTATAGCGAGTCTTGAAAACAAACATTTGCGTTATTATGTCTGCGATTTTCCTGAAGTGAAACTTCAAGGTCATCCCCACGTTATCGCTCTTCCTCATTTAGGAGCATCAACGAATGAGGCGGAGGACAACTGTGCTGTCATGGTGGCTGATCAAGTGAGAGATTATCTTGAACACGGGAACTTAACCAATTCAGTTAATTTCCCAAATATTGTTATGCCTAGAGAGTCAAAACATCGAATCAGTCTAGCGCATAACAATGTACCTAATATGTTAGGTCAGATTTCTACAACATTGGCTAATGCATCAGTCAATATTCATAATATGATGAATAAATCTCGTGGCGATTTGGCCTACACACTGGTTGATAATGATTCACCCATTAGTGAGAAAATACTCAAAGAGTTAAAAGCTATTCCTGGGGTACTTTTAGTTAGAAACCTACCCTTATTGGATCTCTAA
- the gspG gene encoding type II secretion system major pseudopilin GspG, translated as MEQSQTKQQLPDNQSGFSLIEIMVVMIIIGILAALIIPRVMDRPDQARQIATKQDIATIVQALKLYRLDNGHYPTTEQGLEALVKQPTLEPVPNNWKSYLDSMPKDPWGNPYQYQNPGQHGEMDVWSFGADGKQGGTGNDADIGNW; from the coding sequence ATGGAACAGTCACAGACTAAGCAACAATTACCTGATAACCAATCAGGATTTTCTCTCATAGAGATTATGGTTGTCATGATCATCATTGGTATTCTTGCTGCCCTAATCATCCCCCGCGTCATGGATCGTCCAGATCAGGCAAGACAAATTGCAACCAAACAGGATATAGCAACTATTGTGCAAGCATTAAAGTTATATCGTTTAGATAATGGTCACTATCCTACCACTGAACAGGGGCTTGAAGCCTTAGTAAAACAACCGACACTTGAACCTGTTCCGAATAACTGGAAATCTTACTTAGATTCTATGCCTAAAGATCCTTGGGGAAACCCCTATCAGTATCAAAACCCAGGACAGCACGGTGAGATGGATGTATGGAGTTTTGGCGCGGACGGCAAGCAAGGTGGCACAGGTAATGACGCAGACATTGGTAACTGGTGA
- a CDS encoding DUF6502 family protein: MVTKKLKLDPELVLKQTLIIMQPLILWLLRSGVRHPEFSVAIKQVFLEQASQELTRLGVKQTDSALSLLSGLHRKDVRALIPVLQDLIVSGGDHPRELLGKPTLPSQIMTRWLASGWQDKLPLTGTGRSFEVLVRQVSTDVHPRSILNELERLGMVEAIDDHVHLIRDAFVPDPTMVEAGNLLAGSTADHLAAGVHNLSGTDEHKFLEQSVFADGLSKESIAELEHLAKALWLQVMSTLIEAAVPLSDKDEPNGGDQRIRVGMFCYTESMQPKPSTLPKKNKSKDVKTKNSNKNNNENAFKSNLSNSTDNKVRVKKPPK, encoded by the coding sequence ATGGTTACAAAAAAATTAAAATTAGATCCTGAATTGGTACTGAAACAGACTCTGATCATCATGCAACCCCTTATTTTGTGGCTGTTGCGTTCGGGTGTCCGTCACCCAGAGTTTTCTGTAGCTATCAAACAGGTCTTTCTTGAACAGGCATCTCAGGAATTAACGCGGTTGGGTGTTAAGCAAACGGATTCAGCTTTAAGTCTTTTATCAGGACTTCATCGTAAAGATGTACGTGCTCTTATTCCTGTTCTTCAAGATTTAATTGTGTCAGGAGGCGATCATCCTCGGGAATTGCTAGGTAAGCCCACTCTTCCTTCGCAAATTATGACTAGGTGGCTTGCTAGTGGTTGGCAGGATAAATTGCCCCTTACCGGCACTGGAAGAAGTTTTGAGGTTCTAGTAAGACAGGTTTCTACCGATGTTCATCCTCGTTCTATATTAAATGAACTAGAACGACTTGGTATGGTTGAAGCTATTGATGATCACGTACATTTGATTCGGGATGCATTCGTTCCTGACCCTACTATGGTGGAAGCGGGTAACTTATTAGCAGGTAGTACGGCTGATCACTTAGCAGCTGGGGTTCATAATTTATCTGGTACTGATGAACATAAGTTTCTAGAGCAAAGTGTTTTTGCTGATGGCTTATCAAAAGAATCTATTGCAGAACTTGAGCATCTGGCAAAAGCCCTTTGGTTACAAGTTATGAGTACTTTAATTGAAGCTGCTGTACCTTTAAGTGACAAAGATGAGCCAAATGGTGGCGATCAACGTATTCGTGTAGGTATGTTTTGTTACACAGAATCGATGCAACCTAAACCTAGTACGCTACCTAAAAAGAATAAATCAAAAGATGTTAAAACAAAAAATTCTAATAAAAACAATAACGAAAACGCTTTTAAGTCTAATTTAAGTAATAGCACTGATAATAAAGTACGGGTAAAAAAGCCCCCTAAATAA
- the gspI gene encoding type II secretion system minor pseudopilin GspI produces the protein MRQRGFTLIEVLIALFIVAIALASSMRALSVVTRTGSDLPPRFAAQLSADNILAQARLSESWPGLGVFQTDCPQGEWQLHCQLTVTNTPNPSIRRLEVVVTQITDKTVLATVVTLMANRGGHVL, from the coding sequence ATGAGACAAAGAGGTTTCACATTAATTGAGGTATTAATAGCACTATTTATAGTGGCTATTGCACTTGCATCTTCTATGAGGGCATTAAGTGTAGTGACAAGAACGGGTAGTGATTTACCACCTCGTTTTGCTGCACAGTTAAGTGCAGATAATATTCTTGCACAAGCGAGATTAAGTGAGTCTTGGCCAGGATTAGGGGTATTTCAAACTGACTGCCCTCAAGGAGAGTGGCAGTTACATTGCCAGTTAACGGTTACAAACACGCCAAACCCATCCATAAGACGGTTGGAAGTGGTTGTGACACAAATAACGGATAAAACAGTACTTGCTACAGTCGTCACCCTAATGGCAAATCGAGGTGGTCATGTCCTCTAA
- the serC gene encoding 3-phosphoserine/phosphohydroxythreonine transaminase translates to MAVYNFSAGPAVLPAEVIKQAQVELNNWRNSGMSVMEMSHRGPEFMSIHEQAKQDLVDLLAIPSNYKVLFLQGGASQQFSMVPLNLAVENNQVDYLHTGEWSKKAIAEAKKTTQVNIVANAEDKNFSYVPDFSTWKLNPNAAYLHITPNETIGGVEFYDLPDTHQVPVVADMSSTILSRPIDVSRYGIIYAGAQKNMGIAGLTTVIIREDLIGHAKVGTPAMLDYKIHVDNDSMYNTPPAFSIYMAGLVFKWLKANGGLEAMAKTNQHKAQLVYDAIDNSNQFYRSPVAISNRSWMNIPFTLKDEALDKPFLKQAEERGLLQLKGHRSVGGMRASIYNAMPVDGVVALTQFMKEFQKQHG, encoded by the coding sequence ATGGCGGTGTATAACTTCAGTGCAGGCCCTGCAGTACTTCCAGCAGAGGTAATAAAACAAGCTCAAGTTGAACTAAACAATTGGCGTAATAGCGGCATGTCTGTGATGGAAATGTCACACCGTGGTCCAGAATTTATGTCTATACATGAACAAGCCAAACAAGACTTGGTGGATTTATTGGCTATTCCATCTAACTATAAAGTGTTATTTCTACAAGGAGGGGCTAGCCAACAATTTTCTATGGTACCCCTTAATTTGGCTGTAGAGAACAACCAAGTTGATTATTTACATACAGGTGAGTGGTCTAAAAAAGCTATTGCCGAAGCTAAAAAAACCACACAAGTTAATATTGTGGCAAATGCTGAGGATAAAAATTTCAGTTATGTGCCTGATTTTAGTACCTGGAAGCTCAATCCCAATGCAGCTTATTTACATATCACACCAAATGAAACGATTGGTGGAGTAGAGTTTTATGATTTACCCGATACGCATCAAGTCCCTGTTGTAGCGGACATGTCTTCAACTATCTTATCTCGACCAATAGATGTTAGCCGTTATGGCATTATCTATGCAGGGGCGCAAAAAAATATGGGTATTGCAGGTTTAACCACTGTGATTATTCGTGAAGATCTTATTGGTCACGCCAAAGTGGGTACTCCAGCTATGTTGGATTATAAAATTCATGTTGATAACGACTCCATGTATAACACTCCTCCCGCTTTTTCAATTTATATGGCTGGTTTGGTTTTTAAGTGGTTGAAAGCCAATGGTGGGTTGGAAGCCATGGCGAAAACAAATCAGCATAAAGCGCAGTTGGTTTATGACGCTATCGATAACAGTAATCAATTTTATCGCTCTCCTGTGGCAATTTCGAATCGTTCCTGGATGAATATTCCTTTTACTCTTAAAGATGAAGCACTTGATAAACCTTTCTTAAAGCAAGCCGAAGAGAGAGGCTTACTTCAGTTGAAGGGACATAGATCTGTTGGTGGAATGCGTGCTTCCATTTATAACGCTATGCCAGTTGATGGTGTAGTTGCTTTAACACAATTTATGAAGGAGTTTCAAAAACAACATGGCTAA
- a CDS encoding type IV secretory system conjugative DNA transfer family protein, with amino-acid sequence MTTDKQILSSLTVEKPRFISLIIIGVLIWYGSGLLLSHRLPTINIHIKQFILTISWHDLIQLIITSSTLGIIYSAQRKAFLAQNQHTYHGSAQWADEKQVKATGLLSSKKGGVYLGVFQKKRQHYYLRHHDSEHILVFAPTRSGKGVGIVIPTLLGWHDSVLVHDIKGENYYHTSGYRQNILKQRIIKFDPTSQDSHRFNPLNEIRLGSEFETRDVQNIATMIVDPDGRGLNDHWAKTGFDLLVGVILHVLYAETDKSLNRVQSLLSTPGKSIEQIMKDIQHTNHLGHSPHPLVAQSAQSFLNKAANEASGVLSTALSFLSLYKDEVVANNVRTSDFTIESLMENPTTLYLVVPPSDKDRLKPLIRLIINQVVRRLTEKMHFDETGLGRSQYPHRLLLLLDEFPSLGKLDIFQESLAFIAGYGLKALLIIQDISQLHAAYGRDESIISNCHIRVAYAPNKIETAELLSKMLGNATLGQPQQQFSGSRFALMLNNTSKSTHFIGRPLLTADEAMRLPPNRALILVTGYAPIYAKKIQFYKERLFATKLLPPVQLSR; translated from the coding sequence ATGACAACTGATAAGCAAATCTTATCTTCTTTAACTGTAGAAAAACCAAGATTTATATCGCTTATTATAATTGGTGTATTAATTTGGTATGGCTCTGGATTATTGCTATCTCATCGTTTACCAACCATTAACATTCATATTAAACAGTTTATCTTAACTATCTCTTGGCACGATTTAATACAACTCATTATTACTTCAAGCACACTCGGTATTATTTATTCCGCTCAACGCAAAGCGTTCCTCGCACAAAACCAACATACTTATCATGGTTCCGCCCAATGGGCGGACGAAAAACAAGTCAAAGCAACAGGATTACTATCCTCAAAAAAGGGTGGCGTATATTTGGGAGTATTTCAAAAAAAAAGACAACACTATTATTTACGACATCACGATAGTGAGCATATTTTAGTTTTTGCTCCCACACGAAGTGGCAAAGGGGTCGGCATTGTTATTCCGACTCTATTAGGATGGCACGATTCAGTACTGGTTCATGACATAAAAGGAGAGAATTATTACCATACAAGTGGGTATCGTCAAAACATACTTAAACAACGTATTATAAAATTTGATCCAACCTCTCAAGATTCGCATCGCTTTAACCCACTTAATGAAATTCGCTTAGGTAGTGAGTTTGAAACCCGGGATGTGCAAAATATTGCCACCATGATTGTAGATCCAGATGGCCGTGGACTTAACGACCACTGGGCAAAAACAGGCTTTGATCTATTGGTTGGCGTTATCTTACATGTACTCTATGCAGAGACTGACAAATCACTTAATCGAGTTCAATCGTTACTATCTACACCAGGTAAAAGTATTGAGCAAATCATGAAGGATATTCAGCATACCAATCACTTAGGCCATAGTCCGCATCCTTTGGTCGCTCAATCCGCGCAAAGTTTTTTAAATAAAGCAGCAAACGAGGCATCAGGAGTATTATCCACCGCACTTTCTTTTCTTTCCCTTTATAAGGATGAAGTGGTTGCTAACAATGTTAGAACATCAGACTTTACTATAGAGAGCTTAATGGAAAATCCTACTACCCTCTATCTGGTTGTACCTCCGTCAGACAAAGATCGACTTAAACCGTTAATTCGTTTAATTATTAACCAAGTGGTAAGAAGACTCACAGAAAAAATGCATTTTGATGAAACTGGTTTGGGTAGAAGTCAGTACCCCCATCGCTTGTTACTACTTCTTGATGAGTTTCCAAGTTTAGGAAAACTCGATATTTTTCAAGAATCATTAGCATTTATAGCGGGATATGGCCTAAAAGCATTATTAATTATTCAAGATATTAGCCAGCTTCATGCAGCTTACGGTAGAGACGAGTCGATTATCAGTAACTGTCATATTCGTGTGGCTTATGCCCCAAATAAAATTGAAACAGCAGAATTATTATCAAAAATGCTAGGTAACGCTACGTTAGGACAACCACAACAACAATTTTCAGGATCTCGTTTTGCTTTAATGCTAAATAATACGTCCAAAAGCACCCATTTTATTGGAAGACCTCTACTCACAGCAGATGAAGCCATGAGGCTCCCACCTAACCGAGCCTTAATTTTAGTCACCGGCTACGCTCCCATTTATGCAAAAAAAATACAATTTTATAAAGAACGATTATTCGCTACTAAACTATTACCACCTGTTCAACTATCACGATAA
- a CDS encoding ArdC family protein, which produces MVTSTKEILNNFIKSLTTLLNENKLPPWQKPWCPQFGTENSKPHNPITGQPYRGFNALHLSLSADIFGFEDPRWMGFHQAQQMGWKIKAGEQGTAILLPVTHVKKSDVRNDTNEESSHNTIEKVTQFRTAYVFNAQQIIGISCLKYISSDTQIPHHPRILEKIAYQLGIKVIETASDTAYYSPHLDIIKLPLPHQFRNAYARNSTFAHELAHASGNEHRLARNQSGKFGSNAYCIEEITAEIGAYLLCRELGLHYQADHPDQTDEQHLAYTAHWINLLHNDPQYISLAISQGSEAAKFLSQQHQIQTILEEK; this is translated from the coding sequence ATGGTCACGTCCACTAAAGAGATTCTCAATAACTTTATCAAGAGCCTCACTACACTTCTGAATGAAAATAAATTACCCCCATGGCAAAAACCATGGTGTCCACAATTTGGTACTGAGAATTCAAAACCACACAATCCAATCACCGGACAACCTTACCGAGGATTTAACGCACTACATTTATCCCTAAGTGCCGATATTTTTGGGTTTGAAGATCCGCGCTGGATGGGGTTTCATCAAGCACAACAAATGGGTTGGAAAATTAAAGCAGGTGAACAGGGAACAGCAATTCTACTACCCGTAACTCACGTAAAAAAATCTGACGTCAGAAATGATACCAATGAAGAATCGAGCCATAACACTATAGAAAAAGTTACCCAATTCAGAACAGCTTATGTGTTTAATGCTCAACAGATTATTGGTATCTCTTGTTTGAAATATATTTCGTCAGATACGCAAATTCCACATCATCCCAGGATATTAGAAAAAATCGCCTATCAATTAGGTATTAAAGTAATAGAAACCGCATCAGATACGGCTTACTATTCACCTCATCTAGACATTATCAAGCTACCCCTACCTCATCAATTTAGAAATGCCTATGCTCGAAATAGTACTTTTGCACATGAATTAGCTCATGCATCAGGTAACGAGCATCGTTTAGCACGCAATCAGTCTGGTAAATTTGGAAGTAACGCTTATTGTATTGAAGAGATTACTGCAGAAATTGGTGCTTATCTTTTATGTAGAGAATTGGGTTTACACTACCAGGCTGATCATCCCGACCAAACAGATGAACAACATCTAGCCTACACAGCGCACTGGATAAACCTATTACACAACGATCCTCAATATATAAGTTTAGCTATCTCACAAGGAAGCGAAGCAGCTAAGTTTTTAAGTCAACAACACCAAATTCAAACAATACTTGAAGAAAAATAA
- a CDS encoding type II secretion system protein N, with amino-acid sequence MLKNWQLTPKQDNFKYLLQLISLFILAGTIGHWISILLAPSPLPVPIHTIEKNTNPIYNDAKSVFIGPSLLNANLSLKGVIASVNHDGIAVISINNGLAHPYREGYEISSGILLKEVADNHIVIERQGRSETLILNSKTSIPNGLSIEHH; translated from the coding sequence ATGTTAAAAAACTGGCAGCTGACACCTAAACAAGATAATTTTAAATATCTCTTACAATTAATTAGTCTATTTATCTTAGCCGGTACCATTGGGCATTGGATAAGTATACTGTTGGCTCCGTCACCCCTTCCCGTTCCAATACATACAATCGAAAAAAACACTAATCCTATTTATAACGATGCAAAAAGTGTATTCATCGGCCCCAGTCTCCTTAACGCTAATTTATCACTCAAAGGTGTCATAGCCAGTGTCAATCATGATGGTATTGCGGTTATATCAATCAACAATGGATTAGCTCATCCTTACCGTGAAGGGTATGAAATTAGCTCTGGAATTCTTCTTAAAGAAGTCGCTGACAATCATATTGTTATTGAACGTCAAGGGCGTTCTGAAACATTAATACTGAATTCAAAAACATCCATTCCCAATGGCCTTAGTATCGAACACCATTAA
- a CDS encoding prepilin-type N-terminal cleavage/methylation domain-containing protein — translation MTQTLVTGDKQLGFSLIELLVVLVIIGISFSLITLSIHVVDPSHLSDDATRLVATINQAHDIEDLTGSPVVMKIDCHNWRFFDTSSGELKLMDSQQVAGGQFKSTITHIQVNDSELNCPEDNSLTIIIGDDISPIEITLITQQHNINIISDTLGRFRVIHKP, via the coding sequence ATGACGCAGACATTGGTAACTGGTGATAAACAATTAGGTTTTAGCTTAATTGAGTTACTTGTTGTTTTGGTGATTATTGGTATTTCATTTTCTTTAATTACCCTGTCTATACATGTAGTTGATCCTTCACATTTATCAGACGATGCAACACGGCTGGTTGCGACAATAAACCAAGCGCACGATATTGAAGATCTAACGGGTTCTCCTGTTGTGATGAAAATAGACTGTCATAACTGGCGTTTTTTTGACACCAGTTCAGGCGAGCTAAAACTAATGGATTCTCAACAGGTAGCAGGAGGACAATTCAAATCTACTATTACGCACATTCAAGTTAATGACTCAGAACTTAATTGTCCTGAGGATAATAGCTTAACAATTATCATTGGTGATGATATCTCACCCATCGAAATCACGCTGATAACACAACAACATAACATTAATATTATCTCAGATACGTTAGGTCGTTTTAGGGTGATTCATAAACCATGA
- a CDS encoding PulJ/GspJ family protein, translating to MSSKHLGFTLIEVMVALLLMAILSVLSWRALDSMSRTRETLDAHGQRDDQLKSVFNQWDKDCRSFGYQANWIVTVPVRMDENQLVFLKEKQLANGVTRTIIVVYELQNKQLVRMESRPLNTRQELTQAWSNALNHHLTMDLGLQNKEVLLDSVNALSTAIFLQGKGWLRSDEAIINAQNTKDANVIKALSLSITLDKQNVPFQKIALTGVD from the coding sequence ATGTCCTCTAAACATCTTGGTTTTACTTTAATTGAAGTGATGGTAGCGTTGTTATTAATGGCCATATTATCAGTACTATCATGGCGTGCACTTGATTCAATGAGTCGAACAAGAGAAACCCTTGATGCCCATGGACAACGAGATGATCAGCTTAAATCAGTATTTAACCAATGGGATAAGGACTGTCGAAGTTTTGGCTATCAAGCTAATTGGATTGTTACTGTTCCTGTACGAATGGATGAGAATCAGTTGGTCTTTTTAAAAGAAAAACAGTTAGCAAACGGTGTCACTCGTACGATTATTGTGGTGTACGAATTACAGAATAAGCAACTTGTGAGAATGGAAAGTCGCCCTCTTAATACGAGACAAGAGTTAACTCAAGCATGGTCAAATGCATTAAATCATCATTTAACAATGGATTTGGGTTTACAAAACAAGGAAGTTTTATTGGATTCTGTGAATGCCCTATCTACTGCTATTTTTCTTCAAGGAAAAGGATGGCTTCGTTCAGATGAGGCAATTATTAATGCACAAAATACTAAAGATGCTAATGTTATCAAAGCCTTGAGTTTATCAATTACGTTAGACAAACAAAATGTACCATTTCAAAAAATTGCATTGACTGGAGTGGATTAA
- the serB gene encoding phosphoserine phosphatase SerB codes for MSIFQTVVQSSQPLSSDVLAQLAKFNSYRLVNDRLIYLPTTPLTSQLSELANLHQLDIAQVPNHRSFSDISLVVMDMDSTLITIECIDEIADFMGIKDQVSAITESAMRGEIDFSESLRRRVSLLEGLPETTLLTVYNERLKITSGAEQLLQALRDNGIETLLVSGGFTFFTERLQKRLNLTHTRANTLEVKQGYLTGRVLGDIVDAQGKAYWLRTLLKQQKNPKGVVAIGDGANDLAMMKEADISVAFHAKPIVREQATHALSWVGLDGVIPLLEIQ; via the coding sequence ATGTCTATCTTTCAAACCGTTGTTCAGTCATCACAGCCACTCTCATCAGATGTTTTAGCCCAACTTGCAAAATTCAATTCTTATCGCTTAGTGAATGATCGACTCATTTATCTACCCACTACACCGTTAACGAGTCAATTATCAGAATTAGCTAATCTTCATCAATTAGATATAGCGCAAGTACCTAACCACCGCTCTTTTTCTGATATTTCTCTTGTCGTAATGGATATGGATTCAACATTAATTACTATTGAATGTATAGATGAAATAGCCGATTTCATGGGTATTAAGGATCAAGTTTCAGCTATTACTGAGTCTGCCATGCGCGGTGAAATTGATTTTTCTGAGAGCTTAAGACGGCGCGTCAGTCTTCTAGAAGGCTTACCCGAAACTACACTTTTAACGGTATATAATGAGCGACTTAAAATCACTTCCGGTGCTGAACAACTTTTACAAGCACTACGAGATAATGGTATTGAAACATTACTTGTTTCGGGTGGTTTTACTTTTTTTACTGAACGGTTACAAAAAAGACTTAATTTAACTCATACAAGAGCAAATACGCTAGAAGTAAAACAGGGTTATCTAACAGGACGAGTATTAGGCGATATTGTTGATGCACAAGGAAAAGCGTATTGGTTACGTACCTTACTTAAGCAGCAAAAAAATCCTAAAGGTGTGGTTGCTATTGGTGATGGGGCGAACGATTTAGCGATGATGAAAGAAGCAGATATTAGCGTCGCTTTTCATGCTAAACCAATAGTAAGAGAACAAGCCACCCATGCTTTATCATGGGTGGGACTAGATGGCGTGATTCCTCTTTTAGAGATCCAATAA